The stretch of DNA AACCCGCAGGGTACGAACGAACCGTTGCCGTGAGGTCCGGCTGGTAGACTGAGGGTATGGAACTGCTGGATCGGATCGTCGTGGAGCCGGACGTTCGGTTCGGGAAGCCATGTGTGCGCGGGATGCGCATCTCGGTTGGGGATGTGCTCGGCTACCTCGCTGGGGGCATGTCTGAGACAGAGATCCTGGCGGATTTCCCTCAACTCACGCACGATGACATCCGGGCGTGCCTAGCCTACGCGGCAGAACGCGAGCGCCGTACCCTCACCAGCCCCGCCGCCTGAGATGGCTCGACTGCTCTTCGATGAACCGCTTTCCGAGCGGCTTGTGAGGTACTTGCCGACGTGTTCCCCGGCTCCCTGCACGTCCGACCGCTCGGGCGCGGAGGTGCCGGAGACGGAGCAGTCTGGGACCTTGCCCGCGAGCATGGGTGCATGGTCGTCAGCAAGGACGAGGACTTCCATCGGCTAGCCGTGTTGCGCGGCGGGCCACCGAAGTTCATCTGGATCCGCTTGGGCAACTGCCGAACAGATGACATCGCGCAGCTACTCCGACGGCATAGCGAGGACATCGCTCGGTTCGATCAACAGGACGTGGCCACCGTGCTGGAACTAGGTTGATCTTGAAACTCGAGCCGTTTCGCCGCCGACTGGTGCGGTGTTGCGTTAACTGCAACCGGGATCGGGGTCTGGTTCATCATGAGGCGTGAAACCTCTGAGGGCGATACGTGATGGTCGGCGATGCGCAAATGAACTCCGAATGTCGTGGTGGTTGCTGCAGGCGCTGGACCCGGCCGGCTTCGCCTTGTGCGGTTCAGTCGCAGGACGTTAGACGGCCGTGAACGAGATTCAACTCCCACAAGGGCGGGTCAATGCGGGCGTCGTGCGCGTCGGCGACACGGTTCGTCGGCCGACGGGGCCATGGACGCCGACCATCCACGCGTACCTCGATCATCTCGAACGCCGGGGGTTCGCGGGCGCGCCTCGTGTTCTCGGGACCGACGAGGAGGGCCGCGAGATCCTCACGTTCATTGAGGGTGAGGTTCCGCACGATGCGGACTGGAACCCGGGGATGCCGAACCTGTGGCCCGAACATCTTCGCGGGGGCGAGACCCTCCGTGCGGCTGGGGCGATGCTCAGAGCGCTTCACAATGCGTCGGCCGGGTTCGTTCCTATCGATCCGGTGTGGCGTGAGCACGGCACCCCGATGCGGCCTGACGAGATCGTGACGCACGGCGATGTCGGTCAACACAACACCGTCTACCGAGATGGCATGGCGGTCGCGTTCATCGACTGGGACGGCGCGATGCCCAACCTGCCGATCCTCGAGTTCGGGAAAGCGGCATGGAGCTTTGTGCCGCTGGGCGAGGATCGCGTCAACCGCAACGGCGGCTGGCCGACAGCCGAGGAGATGGTCGAGCGGTTGGTCGTTTTCTGTCGCGCGTATGGAGAGACCCGCCGCTCTGTCATCCGGTGGGCCCTGCAGCACAGCAGGCAGCGCGGGGTGGAGAAACTCCGCTACTGGAAGCTGAATGCCGCTGAGGCGGCGGAGGCCCTCGATGTGATCGCGCGCGATCTGCGATGGTTCTCGGAACACGAGGACACCATCACGCGGGCGCTGGATTAACCTCGTCTTGCCAGGAGAGACGTTGCCGCTATGTCGGTTCTGAACCCGGCGCAGGAACCGGCCGCTCGGCCGCGAACGGGCGGCGCTGACGCGCAGGGTCGTTCGGCAGAAGGAGATGACATGCCAGACATGAAGCTTCA from Actinomycetota bacterium encodes:
- a CDS encoding phosphotransferase, which encodes MNEIQLPQGRVNAGVVRVGDTVRRPTGPWTPTIHAYLDHLERRGFAGAPRVLGTDEEGREILTFIEGEVPHDADWNPGMPNLWPEHLRGGETLRAAGAMLRALHNASAGFVPIDPVWREHGTPMRPDEIVTHGDVGQHNTVYRDGMAVAFIDWDGAMPNLPILEFGKAAWSFVPLGEDRVNRNGGWPTAEEMVERLVVFCRAYGETRRSVIRWALQHSRQRGVEKLRYWKLNAAEAAEALDVIARDLRWFSEHEDTITRALD
- a CDS encoding DUF5615 family PIN-like protein; protein product: MFPGSLHVRPLGRGGAGDGAVWDLAREHGCMVVSKDEDFHRLAVLRGGPPKFIWIRLGNCRTDDIAQLLRRHSEDIARFDQQDVATVLELG
- a CDS encoding DUF433 domain-containing protein; translation: MELLDRIVVEPDVRFGKPCVRGMRISVGDVLGYLAGGMSETEILADFPQLTHDDIRACLAYAAERERRTLTSPAA